CGGCCGTCTCCAGGATTCGGAAAGTTGTGCGGTACATTTCCTCGTCGTATCCCATGTCCGTTCCATACAGGATGCGGTCGGGATATTTGCTGAAGAACTGCGCGACGGCGCGAGGGATGCAGGCGGTTTCGGCGTAGCGGGCGCCGATGTCGGCGTAAAGGTTGGGATTGCGGTCCAGCATCTCGCCAAGGCGGGAAAGATTGTTGCACTGGTTGGTCAGATGGCAGGCGAAGAAGATCGTCCTGGGGTGCTTCTTGACAGCGGCCTCCAGGCTCGCGATCAATTCCTCGTGCCCCATGACGCCCGGTTTCACGTCAATCCGCCACTTGTAACCGTTCATCAGCCCGTCGTTGGTATGGTCCATCGGCTCGTACGCCCACGGAGGGTCAGACACGTGGATGCTGGCCGGCATTCCCAGTTTTCCGCATCGGTCGAACAGAGCGTCCATGCTTGCGTCGCCGGGGTGGGGCCGCGGGCCCGTGGGCGGAACGTGCCAGCTCGCCGGTTCCGTCCCGATGCGCGCTCCAATGCCGCGCCCTTTGTCCACCAGCTCTCCAACCCCAGTGGCTCCCGCGTCATGGCACCTTTCCAGCGCCTCCACTGACTGCCGCTCGAATCCGGCCGATTTGTATTGCGTGAAATCGAATCCACACCACATCTCAAAGCGGTCCTTGTGATTTGAAAATCGCTGCTGAATCTCTTTGAATCGGTCGCCGCTCGCCATGGTCATCACAATTCCCTTTTCCAGGCCAACGGCGTCCATGTTCTTGACCCACTGATCGGCTTCCGCGGATGTGCGGGCGTACGGGTGCGTGTGGCAATCGATCACCGGGTATTTCGCCTTCGTCACCCTCGTCTCCGGAACCTTGTAAATCGATTTGGGACGGTAATCCTTCAGCAGCAGGGTGTCTGGCGTGCTCTGTCCCTCTGGACGGGAAGTTCCCTGCGCAGCCTCTTGCCCCTGGCCCCACGCGCCGGGAATCCCGATTGCCGCCCCGGACAGCATTGCCAATGATTGTCTTCTGTTCATGGTGTTTGTGTGCGGCGCCGGCGCTGGACCATTCTGCGCCAGGCGTGCCCTTGTCAAAATCCTGCGGCGCCCTGAGAGCATCTTGCGGCGCCGGAATCCATCCGCGAGCCGGAACCAAGCGGCCATCGCCTGCTCCCGCATTCACGTGCGATGGTACACCAGGCACTCATGCTGTCAAGCGCTTTTCATCCATCGTCTCACCGCCTTCTGCCTGCTGACTCCCGACCTCTGGCTCCTGCCTTATGTCGGGGATTTACATATGGCGGCAAGTCGGTCAAAATCATCGTCGGCTTAGCCGGCTGTGCGGGGGGCTGGAGATTCGCAAGCTCCAGAGGACCGGGAGAGATTAGTCCACGGTTCGAACAAGACAACTAACCTGGGGAGATCTGTGAAAAAAGTAATCGTCTGCATGGCAATGGCAGGATTGGCTCTTGCCCTGTTGTCGGTCAAAGCAGCCCGCGGGGCTGATCACACCGGCAGCCTGCTGCTACCCTCTACGACCCTCAGCCGCACTGGCCAGGTCGCGGTCGTCTATCCCATGGACCGCGGCTTCACGGGCCAGGCGACGCTCCACATCGTCTGGACGGACAGCCTCGGTCGCACCGTCGAGGATCGGAGCGAAACAAAGGACCTGATCGACGAGACCTCGATCACCTTTTACATTGATATGTCGCGCGCGATTGCGATGGAGAACCACTTGCAGGCCGACGTGACGCTCGATGGCAAAGGCATTAATGGAGAGCCAGTCCAGAAGACGGAGACAGCCTCCGCCGACTTCATCGCCCAGCCTCCCTCCGGATGGAACGATTACGTCATCATGATGTGGCAGCAATATCCGGCCAACCTGCTTCCGGCCCTGCAAAAGCTTGGCATCAACGGCGCGCAGTTCTCTTCTCTCAGCAAGACGCCGCCCGAAGCTTTCATTGATAACAACATGCGGTGGTATGCGGAGAGCCTTGCCACGGATTACTATTCCGCCTATCACCTCTGGCGACCGGACCGCCGCAAGGACTTTGCTTTTACTCAGGCGAAGAAGCTCTATGAAGAGCATCCGGACAGCCTCGAAGCCTTCAAGCGGCATCCCAGCTTCTGGGACCCTTACTGGCGCAGGATGGTGCACGACCGCGGCGTCGCATCCGGAAAGCTCTACGCGCCGTACCGCCCGTTCTTCTACAGCCTGGGCGATGAAGAGGGTCTCGCTGAGCTGGCAACGCAGTGGGATTTCGATTTTTCCGATCAGTCAATCGTGCCGATGCGGCGCTGGCTCCAGAAGGAATATGGCTCGCTCGGCGCTCTCAATAAAGAATGGGGCACGGATTTCACAAGCTGGAATCTCGTGATGCCGCAGACCACAAATCAGGCTATGAAGAACACGGACGGCAATTTCTCATCCTGGGCGGACTTCAAGACCTGGATGGACATCTCTTACGCCGAGGCGCTCCAGATGGGCGCGGACGCAATTCGGGAAGGCGACCCAAGCGCTTACGTAGGCATCGGCGGCGGCCAGATGCCGGGCTGGGGCGGCTATGATTACACTCGGATTGTGAAGGCGATCACCGCCATCGAGCCTTACGACATCGGCCACAGCGTCGATCTGGTCCATTCCCTCGACCCTTCGATGGCGATTGTCACCACGCGCTTCCGTTCCGGACCCTGGGAGAGGCACCGGGTCTGGTGGGAACTATTGCATGGCAATCGCGGGCTGATTCTCTGGGACCAGGGATTTGATGACGAGCGGAATCCTCAGACAGCCACGCCTCAGCGCCGCGATAGTCAGCCGGAGCCTTACGTCTTTCCGAACGGCCAGCCGAGCGACGCCGGCAAAGAAGCTGCGAAGTACTATCAGGAAATCCGCGACGGCGAGGGCGCGCTCATCATCAACAGCCATCTCGTGAATGATCGCATCGCCATCGAATACTCCCAGCCAAGCTGGCGCACCCAGTGGATGCTGAATCATATCCCGGAAGGTGACGCGTGGGTGCGCCATCCGCCCGGCTATCTTGCGAAGCACAGCAAATTCACCCAGCGGCGCGTTTCCTGGTGCGAGCTGATCGAAGATGAAGGGCTTCAATATCGGTTCGTCGGTTACAACCAGATTCCGAACGGAATCCTGCTGAGGGATGGCTATCGCGTGCTGGTCCTTCCGGGCTCCAGCTCGCTCTCGCAGGCGGAGGCGGATGCCATCCGCCAATTCGTCTCTCAGGGTGGCGTGGTCATTGCGGATATGATGCCCGGCGCCTATGACGAGCACAGCAAGAAGCTCCCGAAGTCCTCGCTTGCCGATCTCTTCCCTGGACCCAATTCGGAGGAGATCAACGTCCACAATTTCGGACAAGGCAAGGCGGTCCTGGTGAATGCCGATATTCTCGATTATGTGGCCAGGCGCAACAATCGGCAGGAGGGCCCAATGCACCTGATGATGCAGAAGCTCTTCCAGTCGATTGGCGTCAATCCTGCTTACCCGGTGACGGATTCTTCGGGCAACAGCGTTGTCGGAATCGACACGCACGTCTTTGCGAACGGCGGCGTCCGCGTCGTCACCTTGCAGAACAATCCCCCGATCGGCGCTGACCGCCTCGGACCGCCGGATTTCGACTACACCGCGCGTTTCGACAAGCCGGCCACCGTTCAGTTG
This window of the Terriglobia bacterium genome carries:
- a CDS encoding amidohydrolase family protein, with protein sequence MLSGAAIGIPGAWGQGQEAAQGTSRPEGQSTPDTLLLKDYRPKSIYKVPETRVTKAKYPVIDCHTHPYARTSAEADQWVKNMDAVGLEKGIVMTMASGDRFKEIQQRFSNHKDRFEMWCGFDFTQYKSAGFERQSVEALERCHDAGATGVGELVDKGRGIGARIGTEPASWHVPPTGPRPHPGDASMDALFDRCGKLGMPASIHVSDPPWAYEPMDHTNDGLMNGYKWRIDVKPGVMGHEELIASLEAAVKKHPRTIFFACHLTNQCNNLSRLGEMLDRNPNLYADIGARYAETACIPRAVAQFFSKYPDRILYGTDMGYDEEMYRTTFRILETADEHFYHFQFGYHWYLNGFNLPDDLLKKIYRDNALAAFDRARQNMA
- a CDS encoding alpha-amylase family protein, which encodes MKKVIVCMAMAGLALALLSVKAARGADHTGSLLLPSTTLSRTGQVAVVYPMDRGFTGQATLHIVWTDSLGRTVEDRSETKDLIDETSITFYIDMSRAIAMENHLQADVTLDGKGINGEPVQKTETASADFIAQPPSGWNDYVIMMWQQYPANLLPALQKLGINGAQFSSLSKTPPEAFIDNNMRWYAESLATDYYSAYHLWRPDRRKDFAFTQAKKLYEEHPDSLEAFKRHPSFWDPYWRRMVHDRGVASGKLYAPYRPFFYSLGDEEGLAELATQWDFDFSDQSIVPMRRWLQKEYGSLGALNKEWGTDFTSWNLVMPQTTNQAMKNTDGNFSSWADFKTWMDISYAEALQMGADAIREGDPSAYVGIGGGQMPGWGGYDYTRIVKAITAIEPYDIGHSVDLVHSLDPSMAIVTTRFRSGPWERHRVWWELLHGNRGLILWDQGFDDERNPQTATPQRRDSQPEPYVFPNGQPSDAGKEAAKYYQEIRDGEGALIINSHLVNDRIAIEYSQPSWRTQWMLNHIPEGDAWVRHPPGYLAKHSKFTQRRVSWCELIEDEGLQYRFVGYNQIPNGILLRDGYRVLVLPGSSSLSQAEADAIRQFVSQGGVVIADMMPGAYDEHSKKLPKSSLADLFPGPNSEEINVHNFGQGKAVLVNADILDYVARRNNRQEGPMHLMMQKLFQSIGVNPAYPVTDSSGNSVVGIDTHVFANGGVRVVTLQNNPPIGADRLGPPDFDYTARFDKPATVQLRLPGEMYIYDTRTGKPLGRHDQLTLTVDTYGPTILTTSDAPLPAMQVSMPEQAGRGSQVSVSVHAPRSPAAVSIFHVDVRDPQGNRKIFYSGNIIATNGGGVRLLPLAANDPAGNWTITIRDIMSGQTVTRTLQVD